Below is a genomic region from Rosa chinensis cultivar Old Blush chromosome 5, RchiOBHm-V2, whole genome shotgun sequence.
ttattgggtattattggtGGGCAATAAAACCAGTCGCGGGACTCCGATCTCTAGTCACCGGAATCCAGTGGCCGGTCACCGAAGTCCGACGATGTATCCGATGACTTCCCTCTCTAAATGgcaaagagagagagggcatccaaaatttaaaaaaaaaaaaaaaacttaattgggtattaggaaaaaatatatataatttattcgGTAAGTGGGCATAAGATGTTTGAGTAAGTGAAAttagtgtagctcaaatttAGGTAAAtagacgaagtggtgttagctcagtggttagagcacctaCTACCTAAGATCAAGATCATGAGGGtaagagtgaaatcctttgatcatcttttttttatttattgaagtcatttgatcatctttaaatgttaaaaagaagaaatatatatatatatatttatttatatatttatatatttatatttatatttaccAAACAGTTATTATTGTTGAGAAGTAGGACTGCAAGGGTGGAACTGTAATGGAACCGGTCCTCTCGCTCCTTGGCTAGCCCTTGTTCTTGGTTGTCCTTGACTTGTAATCTAATTCGTCCATTTCACATCCGATGGCTGTATTCAGCATATAACTCATAATTAGCTAAACTTTGGGGTTTCAACACTAACGACGTAAACTTTCCGTTTCTGTCCGTCAAATCTCAAATGTGCCTCTTGTTCTCCCAAAAATGGTTTGTTTCTCGTGAAGTTCCACTATTGGCTTCATATCTAATGAAGATCTAGATTATTTCTCATGGCctgttcttcttctctctcagtCTTCACTCTTCATTTTACTTTCTTTCCTACGAAAAATTCACTCTTGTACAGTTGTACTAAATATGGATGTTGCTAAAATctgttttcttttcctcttcgaTCTTTGGCTTTGTTCATTTGTATGTCTGGGTGATTGCCATTTTGTCCTTCAGCGTCATCCTCAGTTCGTGAAGCCGTGAAGGATTGGATCTGAATCTAACTTATAATCATCTTCCCTCTCCCGATCATTATCATCATCGTCATCAACATGATCATTTTTAAGTTTTATGGTCCAAttggcactatgccaataatgccttcagacgacacatttcagacgacagaatttttgttttctgttgtctgaatcttTTAAACTTCTTTAGACGACATATAAATTAATTCTGTTATCTGAATAGCATGAGAATCCATATTATTTcagttttttcatctttttagtAAGTTAGAAAACTAAGACGacagatatctgtcgtctgaaagaaCTGATAAATTTGCATAAAAAAGTGGAAAATTTGGACAACATTcatatgttgtctgagtaaacGGGAAACAAACCCTAATTAATTAATCTAAAGTATTACCTCCCttggctaaaaaagaaaaactcggGCTTTCCCACTCGTTTTGCTAGGACCTTTCCCttagctggaaaaaaaaaaaaaaaaaaaaaccaaccctACATCTAAAAACACAATTGCCGCCTCTCACTCTCAGTCAATCTCTCCCTCGCACGCTCTCACTCTCATGAACCTCAATCCCTCAATCCACCCTCAATCCCTTTCACCCTCTCAAGCTCACACACACTCTCATCCTCCTGCGATTCTGGCAAAGCAAGTTTGCGTATGGAAGTTTTGGGTAAGCGATTTCGGCAAATTAGCATTGGGTATACAAGTTTTCTGAAACCCGTCTCTCAACAAGAACACAGTGTGACCAAATTTGCTTCACTTGCCCAGTTTTAAGGTTTGAATCATATGAACCCTTATTGTCAGTTCACTCTTTTGATTGTTGATGTTTTGGAGAGACAAAACACCTAGCCTTTCATCGTGGCATGATAATTATTGCCTCTGAACTCTGATGTTGTTTTCAATTTGATACTTTTGGACTGAAGGCACGCAAAagcttcttcttttcatttacaaagaaacaaagcttgctttcattaattttatttcttttcttttgttcgaACACTCCAGACCACAAGGTTGAACCTTTTGTCTTGTTCACCTTGATTAGATTTGATTAAGACTAGAAAGCCACTGCcaaatttatttctttaatcTTCCAAGCCTTTCAACTTGTTCTGTTGGCTTCTGCCAACACTTTGATTCTTTATGTTTTTTGACAAACGCATGACTGACAGAGCTTTCATGTAACGCATGAACCATCTCCAAGCACCTCTTGAGTATACAAGTTCGGGTTATTGCTCGGTCGGTCGCACTCTGCAATTTTCAGcttatctttctctctctcttgccttgtaagttcttctttgtttttaatttcatcaagtcTTGATGGTTCTCTGATATGATAggttctttgtttttaatttcatctGGATCTGAGTATTGTCTCCATTTGAGTTCttatgggttcgattcttgtgCATTTTGTTTGAAGTTGCAGTCTTTGGATGGAAATTGGGGGTTTTTAGTTGTTTTGCTTTTTGGTGACATTGggtttttggatttggtttgtttgatcTTCCGTTGTGGAAATTGAGAATATGGGTTTGCTTTTTTGCTTCATTGTTCATGCTTTCGGTGATAAGGgtgttaatttgtttattattgtttgtttgtttgatatgCAATTGGTGGTGGCAAATTTCGAAGGTATCAAACTATATATAGACTTCTTCATCTGAGTTGTTAGTTCAACATACATTAATGAGTGATTTGGACTATTTCATGGAGTGTCAAATATGGTATCATGGTCTCAGTCCTGACTTCATTTTCTGgaaatatcaattttttttttctttctaaaatagACTTTTGATTTTGAAGATCTGAGGAAGAGTTATTACTGcgttggttttgcttttgaGTTATTCTGTCCATTAATCTCTGTTAATGGATTGTGTTCAATGAGAAATCTACAAAAGACATTAATATCAAAAATGCCTCCTTTTACGGTACTTGTTCTCTTTTAgccttttttttccccttcaaaCCTTTAATTCCACTTGCTTTTGGTTTGCTGTTTGTTGGTGATTTTAGGCTGCGAAAAGGTTTCCGGAGCAGCTTGAAGCTCTGgagtttgagagagaaatagcgcgagagaaagagagagagctccaGACTGTGTTCTATCTATCGAGGGccagagagagagtttgagacTGAAGAAGAGGGAGATTTCGCTTATTTAATGTCGTCTTTGTTGATAAACTAATGGGTTCCGGGAGTCCCAATCCTgatctctctttttgttttgaaacAGCTCTGAAAGTTGGATCTCCATACTAATCTGCGATAACATGGTTGCagtgaaaaagaaattttatccCTGTTTTTTTGTCAATATTCTTCTATTCTAATTTTGATTCTGTTAGATGATATTAGTTTTTACATTTTACAGACTTTGTTTACTCTACAGCTTCGGATCTGAACAACTTGGTGGAATATACAAAGGGTATGACCTTTATATCCACAGACTTTGTTCACTGGAGATAATTTACTTTGTTAAACAGTCTTTTGTTCTGACTCaatcaaaatatttaaaaaggTGTAAGAGTGATATATATGGTTTAAGGTTATGAAACAAGGAAGAGGGTTAAGACTGCTGTTTTTGGTTGATCTCTTCTTTTCTGATGTTACAGTACTACTTTTGCGGTTTTGCCTTTATTTTTTCACCTTCTTTTTTGAAGCAGTAAAATGGAACTGAAAAGCTAAAAGTTATACATATCAGGATTCATTGCATACAATTAATTGCATAGAACTAAATTAGTAGTCAGATGGAAACAGGTTATCCAATATTATACCCTGAGAAATTTCTTCGTTGCTCTAAAAGGGTTTGgaccttttttcctttttattttttcaacttgAATCAACTTTCATTCCTAATGTAGACTTTATCATTGATTCCTGAATTCAACTTTACCTCTTAACtacgtacatttttttttcttgtacatGAACATATTATACACTCTTACTGACATTTGGATACACTTTCaattgttttatgttttgtgcCTTCAAATTAGcaagactctttttttttttttttgatcacaGCAAGACTCTTTTTTTGTACAACAACCTTAAATGCAAACTCATTCAAATCCACTTACAAttattttatttcaatgagATCCTTATTTATGTACTTCTGCAGGTCCACTGTAGACAGTTGAATCATGGAAGTAAATTCCTTTCAAAAATATCAATCTATGAACAATGTCAACAATATTGAAACGAAGTGCCTTCACGACTTATACCTTCTCTTCTAATACAATTTCCCTCTCATTTTCAGCCTGAACAAAACATAGAGCATACATTGCTTCATCACATAAGACCGTATCAAATTACTTTCAAAATCAGAGTTCGTGCATCCAGACTGTGGAGACTGAAAAAATATAGTAGTGACATATACGATGGCCTCCATTATCTGTTAGTCGACGAAGAGGCAAGCTTTTTACAATTACCATAATTGTTTCAAAACTCTTAACATAACTTTCTTCATTTCTAAATCTGTGCAAAACATGCTATTCACGGTTTAATTGAGGAATCTGCTTATCCTTACATGTCCAAGAAAATGGACGAAAGACAGGTATATGACATTACCAATTTCTATAACCGAAAACCTGTATGAAAATATAAACTTGCTGATCATGTGGTAGAACTGTGTTTCAATGAGTCAACAAAGTTTTAGCCTGTAATGGATGCATTCCCTCCCATCCCAGAACATTCATTTAACTTCCTTTATTTTGACAACTTGGAGGACCAGATGAGGACTCAGACGGTACTTAAGGGTATGTTTATCAGTTCTAAATAAACAACTTCTAAATTTATACATTAtattaaaagtcaaatcattatttttattttttatgcaaGATGTTTATGGTTGTATCAAATCACTCATACCAGAACATCAAGTTACTGTCAAAGACACTGGAAAATTggaatcaaaatgtgaaatctTTGTAGAAAATTTGAGGTACGTTATTTCCAGATTACTTGATCCATTACATTTATTCAATGCTTTGacaagaaattgaaaacttcCTTTTGAAAAATGCAGGAGGGAGGATATCAGAATTACCTTCTGGGGTGACATAGCTAGAGAGTTTGATATGGAAAGAGTTAAACAGTTATCCCCACCAGTGCTGGCTGTATTCACGGGTTTAAGGTTGACCAAATTCCAAGGTAAACATTAATTAAAAACAATGATACTGATTATTATTATAGCTGACAACTACATGTAATTATTGTTATAACGTACAGAACGGGTAacagcagcaacaacaggccaTACATGCATCATGATCAATCCAGATATTCCAATAGCAAATGAATACAAAGTTGAGTGAGTCATTTTTATTACAACATTGCTGTATCAATCAAATCATTCATCTAAAGTTtgctcatttttattgtttaatgATATAGTGCATTCTCTGTGCATAtaactttcatatttaatttgctACATTTCCTTATTGCAGTGGGGAACGAGGTCAATTTTGGTTTACACAGACAAGGATATTGATGAGATCCAAGCGGAATGGGCTAAGcatgttttgaagttcctagAAAATTAAGTATCAGCCTATATATCTGCTTTGGTTTTTGGTAGCTAGGTTATGAGCAGTAGTAGTGTCCAGGAactgcttttgtgcattttgACAAAACTGATGGAAAGTGTTGAACAATATAATGCATGCAGTTGTTGTAACTACTATATGGATGCTACAAGGTTTTTGTCTTAGTTAGATTAGGATCCGTGCAACAATGGCAGTAATTAAAATCGGTTAATGTAAAGGCTAGCATGCTAGCTAGTTTAATTAGTATTATGCAATTGATGGGAATGTATTTTGGGGGGTTAATTGATGCAATGAGGAATTTGCTGATTTCAGATCTTATAATAGGCATTTTTGATGACTAGTGTACAGAATGAGGTTTACTATGGTTCAAATCCAACAAATGCAGGTTTATGATATGTTGTATCACAAATACAGCAACAACATAAAAGAATATCTCTCTGTTGTTCCTTCATACTTgtaacaacagaaaactgaagtttaTTTCACTATCgaacaacagaaaactgaagtttaattcattatcaaacaacagaatacttttatcagacaacagaaaactgaagttcaattcactatcaaacaacaaaaatacttctaacagacaacataaatacttaaaacTGTGGTTGGAATACAAGACAAAAGACATAAAAATAAATTCTCAAAACTATTTAGACGACAGTGAGTTATAATTTCCCAATTTTAAGTAAATTTCAAACAACAATCAAATGTCTTTGAAaatgcattcagacaacagattgttAAACAAACCTTTATTTTGGtaacttcagacaacatataaatgtgttcttattaCATGTCAGACAACAGCAGTTTTATTAAAACTGTAGTTTGTAGttcatttgaacaacattaatCTGTCGTTGTATGTGATTATTAACGACAGAAAGTCCCAAATCCTTTAGTGTTGggttgttcagacgacagagccttgcgaaacttctgttgtctgagtgaggAAGAGACGATGGAGGAtatatgtcgtctgatgccgtAAGAGACGGCAGCTGGATACACAACAGGTAatttccatatcagacgacagatatcatctgtcgtctgaagctattattggcatagtgtggCTAAGGAGAGGTGGGAGTGAAATTCAGTGTGATTTAGAGAATCAGATAACTGGAATTTGACATCTGAGATTTTTAGAAGTAaatcttctcctcttcttcttgctcatcatcatcgtcaagcaaatttggaagaTGGGTAGCGAGAAAAAATTAAATCTTCATGATATATACCATACATATATAATTGATCTTGATCAAGCTCCTTTGATAATTAACCGAATATTGATTATATTCCATCAATGTACACAGAGGCGGAACCAGAATTTGACATCCGGGGGGTCCAGACTATATTAGTATATAATATTAAAATGTCGCAAAAAATTAATGTTTTGTATATTTCCCTCATAGAAGATGTTCATCTTCAAATCAAGCAAGATTCTATTTTATACATCTCCTAAACTCATATAAAGATTACAAATGTTCATGTGAAGAAAGTAATAATTTATTCATCAATTACTTACGTTTTCTTGgtagattaattacatactatttttcaaataaaacaaatcaattaCTTTACTTATTCAGACATAACGACCAATCAATTTAATAATTATGTTTCttaatataattaatttattattcAAATTGATTGGTTATAGAAGTTTTTGGGGGATCTAATACTTAAATTAAGcctatttttaatattaatttttttgaaaagggtttggaacccagcctagctgggaggctcagccccacgcccggttccatttattgaattaaaatttTGCATCGGGGGGGAGGGACATATAACCTGAACCCCGAGCTACACAAGAAAGATTACaaagatcctcatagagaacgtcctgaataataacaggagtctctTCTAAAGAAAACGCATCTAAATTACCACATCTAGCAAGGTGGGCTAATCTATCGGCCACACCATTTGCTTCGCGAAATAAAGTAAAAGCATTACCATACCTTCTACAATCATCCAAGATCCTTCCAATGCTCGAAAAATCATCATCAGTTGCACGTAATGCACTCACCAAGTTCACGCAGTCACTTTCAACAATAATTTCCTTCCAATCCTGTTGAATTGCAATTAACAACCCCGCCCTAAGAGCTTCGGCCTCCATATGAATGGCTGACTGTGCAAAGTGAAATGGTCGCGCAAAAGTAGCCATGCACGTTCCTTCAAAGTTTCTGACCACAACCCCCAAACCTCCACTAATAAGGTAAATAAGTAACTAAAATTGAAGTATACCAAAAAATCTTGGGGGGAGGGGGTCCGGACCCCTTTGGGCCTATTAATAGGTCCGCCACTGTGTACAAAAATTATGCAAATTTTATTAAACCACAGAACAATGACATTAATTAGATCCAACTCATTGTTCGTGGTAGAAGACAGAAAATTCCAGAGAAACACAAAGTTTGGGAAGGATGCAGAGAAGAAGACATAGTTAGTCTTAAAAACCTAATTTGATATGCGCATTATGCATACATGTACATTGTCAAGATGTGATATTAATCATGGTCTTTGTAATTCTGCAATGCAATTGGTCAAACATATTGATTAGGTAAGACATGCAGCAAGACCaactaagaaagaaaaaagcaaatgaaaaaaaaaaaaatttcacagaGGTCACAGATCGAAGTTATGTCTTCACCATGTTACACAACTCAAACACGAAAATCCAAAGGGTTATTAGGAGacatatcatatatataaattatatttttatctcTCCGTCAATTTGAAGGGTAGCACCTACTTTAGTACTTGATCGATGTTCAGTATTTGAGCACTCCATTATAAAATCTCTTTAATTAGAAGTTGGAAAGACCTCAAGTGTCGAGCACATATTAAAGAACGTCTCTACCGtgcaattgaaattttaattaaggGAAGAAATATCAGATCGAAGATTAGAAGGGAACAGCTACTAGGATTTCATTTCATGATTTTTACAGTGAGATTAGTTGCGACATAGATTAGACTAGAAGTACTCAAACACACCGCGTACTCTGCTCCTAATTATAACCTGTGGATCATTTGGAGACAGAAATCCACAGGGGCTCTCCTGAAATTATCTAGGAAGAACGTACTAGAAACATTAAGAGAGTTCGATTGAAAATAGTTCAATTAAACTACTACTTAATTAAGATAAACCTTCATAACCCACCGCAGAGAACCAAACAGATCATGCATCTTGATCAAGCCCCACCTTTGTTTCCCAACTCAtcttcatcctcctcctcttccataTCGAACTCAGGTTCATATGCGGAGTTACAGATAGTCCTCAACATCGAAATAGTCAGCTCGTCGTTATAAAACCAAGTGATTTCCAACCCGCCGAGTGGCTTCTTCAAGGACACGACCACAGCAGCGCCGGTCTGGTTATCTGCAAATGCAGACTTACAGACTCGCAAGGACGCCCCATGCAGAGTCTTTCCTCCATCGAATTCACGAGGATCAAGCTTCGCCAGAGTGTGGTGTTTACCATCAGCCATCCTACGCTTCACATACAGAAAATTAGGATCATCATCCTTAGCTGAAGCATTCAAGTTTGCCATATTCATGATCTTTGCTTGAACTGAATGAGAGAAAATTTCGGTATTGCTCAAAGTTGGGAACAAATGTGCACATATATATAGGCGACGGAAATACTACAAACATCATTGTCCTGAAAATCATTTGGTGACTGGAGCGTTCGATTCTCTGATTTCTTGACGCAATGCCCATAATCGAATATCGTACGTACTGGAAGTTTTTGGTTTTACTACTAGCATGCGCGCTCTGGTAACTTTGATATAGACGTGTGTACAATGATTATATTCTTGAGCGTATGATCTCATGCTTTTATCAACTTTTTACTCAATGATTTAACTACTGTTGGGATCAAACTGCTCTGTGCAACGTTTCACCAAGGGAACACGCATGGCATGTTTGGAAATGATGGAAGTATATTTACGAGGACTTGGTACCATCTCACATGCATATGATGGGTGGCCTGCATCTACAATATTATGCAAAGCCACAAAATTTGGTTGGATTAAAATGATGCAAGATAGTAGGAAACCAATTGATCTCGCACGAAATTAAGGTTAAAACGAGCAGCGATCATTATTACTGTAGAACACTAATATTTAATGGAGAAGATTCAGAATACCGACATACATTTGCACAAATATGAATGAATGACTAGATAACATTAAGTTGATTTtttagttattaaaaaaaatattaactaTAAATATCAATGGTTAAGatcatttaatatttagaaGCTATCACCCCTGTCGTGACTCCAGAGATGAATTCTCTTCTTAATGCACCTTATTCCTGGGAAGAGGTCCGGTCTGCTCTTTTCCAGATGTATCTGACTAAATCACCTAGGCCTGATGGCATGCCTCCTCTATTTTTTCAACATTATTGGGAACATATTGGTGGTGATGTGTTTGAAGCAATTCAAGGTTTTCTTCAAACGGGTCATCTCCCAAAGCAAATAAATTTTACTCATATTTGCCTCATACCAAAGGTTAGTAATCCTGAACAAATGTCTGACCTGAGACCAATTGCGCTTTGTAATGTAATCTATAAAATTTGTTCGAAGGTTATTGCTAACAGACTGAAGGTAGTGCTACGTACCCTCAGTGATTTCTCCATTCCAGATTGCTTTTGTGCCAGGTAGATTGATCACTGACAACATATTAGTCGCAAATGAGATTGCTCACTTTGTGCACAATAAAAGGGATGGTAATGAGGGGTTTTATGGCTCTGAAATTAGACTTGAGTAAACCTTATGACAGAATGGAGTGGGTGTTTTTGGAAAAGGTAATGGTCTATTTTGGTTTTGCTCACAATTGGATTCATATGGTGATGCAATGTGTCAATTCGGTTAGATATTCTTTTTTGGTGAGGGGGCGACCACGGGGATATCTTATTCCCAGTAGAGGATTACGACAAGGGGATCCTTTGTCTCCCTATTTATTTCTTATTGGAGCTTAAGGTTTTTCAGCTTTgttgaaacaaaaacaatctaATGATTCGTTGCCAGGTATTGAGAATTGTCAGGCTGCCCCTTCAATCAATCATTTGTTGTTTGCGGATGATAGTATGATTTATGCTCAGGCGTCCTTAGAGGCTTGTTATGAGTTGCAAGATGTCATTGAGACTTATGGGCGGGCATCAGGACAACTAGTTAATTTTGGTAAGAGCTCAGTGGTTTTTAGCAAGAATGTGTCTGAAGTGATGAAGAAGGAGGTTTCGGATTTGTTGGGGGTCGAAGTAGTGGCATCTCACGAAAAGTATCTTGGGTTGCCTACATATGTGGGGCGTAAGAAGACCTCGACTTTCCAATATATTAAGCATCGATTGGCGAAAAAGCTATCTGATTGGCAAGGTAAGCTTTTGAGTGGAGCAGGGAAGGACATTCTAATTAGGGTGGTGGCTCAGGCACTGCCTACATATGCTATGAGTGTTTTTCAGTTAACCAAAAGCTTCTGTGACGATCTAGAATAGATGTGTGTAAGGTTTTGGTGGGGTAATACTTTGGACAAACGGAAGATTCATTGGAAGACATGGAATGTGTTATGTAATCTGAAGGAAGAGGGCGGATTAGGCTTTCACAGCTTATCAAAATTTAATGCAGCTATGTTAGGAAAACAAGCTTGGCGGGTACTCACTAACCCTACTTCCCTCATTGCACGCTTGTGTAAGGCGGAATATTTTCCTCATGGTTCTTTTTGGGATGATTTTCCCCATGCTTCCCCCTCATTCTCATGGAGGAGTATTTTCTCCACCAAAGCACTTTTAGAAGATAATTACTGTTGGGAAGTCGGCGATGGCTCTAGTATCTCTGTTTTTTCAGATAATTGAATCTTCGCGTTGCCTTCTGGAAAGCCTTCAGTTTCAAGTATGGCAATGGAGGAGGTTCAACATGTCAGTGACCTAATATCGGTTACAGGGGTATGGAATGATACATTGATTCATAGGTTATTCCCGGAGGAAGAAGCGGCTCTGATCACTGCAATACCTTTGAGTAGAAGAAGCATTGTGGATCGATTGACATGGAAGTTGTCAAAAGATGGTAAATTTTCTGTAAAGACTGCTTATCGTTCTGCGTTTTCGTGTGCGTCCAACTACACTCCCTTGACATTATGTCTTGGAAGCTCGTTTTGGAAAAAGATGTGGAAGGTCTCTATCTTTTAATAAGGCGAAGATCCACATATGGTGGCTGTGTCTGGATATCCTGCCGTCTCTAGGGAGTCTTGCTTCTAAAAGAGTGGTTTTGGATTCTCATCTTTGTGTGCTATGTGAGAGTCAAAGTGAAACTACCCTCCATCTTTGCAGGGATTGCCCCTTCACGACATCAGTAGTGCAATCCAACGATGTACTCAAATAGGTGTGCTATAACCCTGTTATTGTGCAAAGTGACTTACTTGGTTGGTTGTAGTATTGTGCCAGGGAACTATCTTTAGCTACCTTTGGGGAACTTATGTTTCTCTTATGGGGAGTGTGGAAGGAGAGGAACGACAGAGTTTGGAATCAGAAGATGATGGCAGCTTCGGATGTTAGTCTACATCTTGTATCTCGGCTCAAGGAGTTCAAATTTCATAATATGAAACAGACCTAGAGCCAAACTCCTAGGACTTGAGCTGTGTGTTGGTCTGCCCCTTCAGCGGGTATGCTGAAAATCAATGTGGATGGTTCGTTCAATCATGTGACCAAGAGGGGTGGACTTGGTTTTGTTGTACGTAACGAGTTTGGTTTCATGTTAGCTGGAGGTGCTTGTCCTCTTCATGGTTTAATATCCCCGGAACTTGCAGAGGTGTTGGCTTGCATGAAAGCTGTCGTGTTTGCATTGGACCAAGCTTTGTTGCCGACAGTATTGGAAACTGATGCTCTAGAGGTCCAACGACAACTTGCAGAGCATAACTCCACAAATACATCTTCATTGGGAAGACTCTATGATGACTTAGGCTGCTTATTGGCAGCTTCTACAAATCTTCAAACGTCTTATGTTAATCAGAATGGCAACCGGGTCTCTCATATGCTAGCTGCACATGCCTGTAGACTTAGTCAtgactctttttatttttctacattGTCGTTTCTTCAAGTTGCAGTAGTAGCGGAGTATTGTAATGTCTAGATACTAGTGTTTTCAATAAAGGGCTGACACCATTGATTCAAAAAAGATCATTTAATAAATGCTGAGTCATTTGAATTGTTGGTATATAGAAGAATTTTTAACAACTCTGAATTGAAAAGAGGTAAGAATTTCAATATGGGCAGACCGGTAGATAGACTAATATTTAAGCAGAGTGATTCATTATGCTCCATGTGTTAATTGAtggactattgcatatcatgaTTGATTTCTCTAGGTTTGAACAGAAATCAAATCTCTCCCTAAGTCTATTTCTCTATGAATGCAACTTCGTTGTATTTTTTTGGCAATTGaagaaattcattaaataaaaaatttaacacCTAAAGAGAAATTAAACATGAAGCCAAAACCCCTTAGAACAAATAACAAAACCAAAAGACAATAAAAATATAAGCAAGATTAAGCAGAGCTGATTAAATCAAAGATCAAGACGCACAATAGGCTTTCAATTGCGGGTAGAATAAGGCTATGTTTGggggggcttttttgctccccCGCTTATAAGCAGAAGAGCTAGAAACGTTTGGTAACTCAGCTTTTTCCAAAAGCTGCTGCGGCTTCTATCGAAAAGGAGAAGCCCGCTCCCCCCTGCTTTTATAAGCCAGAAGCTGGCAGAGTactgtggcgctggttactgtatATTAATGAAGTTTTGCTAATACCGGTTTCTACCCTCCGTTGGTTGAAGCAATTACACTCGATTGCCATGAAACCCTCGATTGATATCTAGATGCTGCATCAGTCTCTCGATCTCCCTCTGATCACAGACGCCGTTTAAACCAGAAATCGACCCCAATTGACCCAAACTCAGTTCCAAGAACTCACTGCCGAGACTGGAATGGTGACAAACGGATGATCTTCATGCCGGCAACTTAACCAGCTTCTTGGTTGT
It encodes:
- the LOC112202633 gene encoding uncharacterized protein LOC112202633 translates to MQDVYGCIKSLIPEHQVTVKDTGKLESKCEIFVENLRREDIRITFWGDIAREFDMERVKQLSPPVLAVFTGLRLTKFQERVTAATTGHTCIMINPDIPIANEYKWGTRSILVYTDKDIDEIQAEWAKHVLKFLEN